The region aagaataaacagaaaacaaaaataatatgacaTACTTATACTCTGACATGGTAACAATTACACTAAGTGTAAATagtctaaatataccaattaaaagagattggaaaagtggataaaaaatacatgctgcctacaagacTCTCACTTAAAAAACACATATAGgcaggttgaaagtaaaaggatggaaaaagataaagatatacatatacatgcaaatattaatcaaagaaaagcagagacagcTCTATCATTATCAGATAAAGTAGACGTCAGAGCAAAGAGAATTACAAGTCAGAGAGGAACATTACATCATGAAAAAAGGGCCAACCTACCAAGAAGACACAGCAATCTTAAATGTGCACACACTGACCCAAAGCTACAAATATGTGAACTGAAAACTGAGGcctgaaaagagaaacagagaaacccATAGTTATAGTTGGAGATGCCACCACCTGTCTCTCAACAACTGATGGAAGACGAGATAGAAAGTCAGCAAGGACATAGAAGGACTCTATGACACCATGACCCCACAGGGTTGACTGGATGTTGACAGAGTACTTCACCCAATGCACATTCTTTCTGAGTGTCTGTGGAACACACACCAAGACGGACCATATCATGGTCCATAAAACAAATGTCAATGAATTCAACAGAACTGAAATCCTATGGAGTGCCTTTTCCCAGAGACAATGGAATCAAAACAATAACAGAAAGTGAACAGGAAATAACACATATTTTAGAGAGGagtctcaagggaaaaaaatttaaaatatcaaacgcagtgaaaatgaaaaaatacaacatatcattTGTGAGCCACAGCTGAAGTGAGgctgagagggaaatttatagaagTAAATGCACTGATTAGAGAAGAAAAGTCTCTATTTAATGACCTACACTCTACCCAAgtatctagaaaaagaagagcaaaagaaaccaaaagcaattagaagaattaaataataaagactGGAAATCAgtgaaactgaaaacagaaaaactagaGAAAACTCATGAAAAAAGTCTGAttccttgaaaagatcaataacatTGATGAACCTTCAGCAAGATGGATAAAGAACACAGAACACACacaactacagaccaatatccctcatgaatcTAGAAGGAAATCCTTAGCAAATTATTATCAGATAGGACTTGACAATGAATAAAAGGAATTATACATCACGATCAAGAGGGATCCATGGCTGCTTGAATGATCACATGTAACAGACTAATGGAAAAAACCCATATGATTACATCAATCGTTGCTggtaaagcatttgacaaaattcaacacctgtTTATGATATAGACTCTCAGAAAAATAGTCATAGAGTGGAACTTCTGGACTAGACAGTCTACAGAATTCCTGCAGTTCACAGCACACCACTCATTCCTGAGTGGGACCACAGGACCTGAGGGGACCTGTGGCAGGGACTGTCCAGCCTGGGGCACTCCCTCAGATGGCCACACCTGGCCTGGGTGTCAGCAGGACAGCAGTTCTCTTGGGCGTTCCCCTGAAGGTCAGAGCAGaatgggggcagggaagggacatGGGGGCATGCTCTGTGTCTGGGCCAAGGGCCACCAGGGGCAGGGGGACCCTGGGCTGCGGTCCAGCTCTAGGCTGGgtggacagggagagggagggtctGAGGCCAGATGGCCATCCCAGCCCCTCCCAAGCCAGGAGGCCAGGGGTTAGCAGAGGCTGGGGGCAGTGATGGGAGGGTTATTGGGGTGGGGACgtggccctgggggcagggggtcaaTGGTGTACATTTCTAATCACACAATGAATAAGTCCTGCAGTCCAGTGTGCAGCCTGGCAGTTGtagttaatgatactgtattGCATATGTGAAAGTTTCAAGAGAGTCAATCTTAAAGTATGTGTCAGTGAGGTGAGCTACTTGGCCATGATTCTGCAGAATGTACAAACACGGAGTCACTACGTTATACACCCAAAACCCATGTCATGTGTCACTTAGATCTCATTATAGAAAGGGCCtggggaggcagtgggagaggggctgggaggtggggcgACCATGTCCTGGCCCCTGCAGGCACTCGCTCAGCGGTCACTTGGGGATACTCTGGGCCTTGTGTGGCCTCGTGGGTACAGCAGGGCCTGAGATGGGAAGCAAGACAGGTGTAGTTCGCTCCGGATGGCTTCTCATTCTGTTCAAGAAGTCCCAACTGAACGCTGCCTTGACGGGGAGCTCACTGCCCCAGCTAATTTCAGGCAGAAATAGGTTCAACACAGATTCCAATTCCCTCTCTTTCCACTGGAGTAGATGGAATCAGCCCAGTGAGTGGGCACGCCACATAATACCTACCCTCCTGTgccacccccaggccccgccctggCCCAGGCGCACCTGTACTGGGGCTGGAGCCTGCTGGGGCTTCACCCCCGCCAGCAGTTGGCTGGCTCTCCCCCACTTTCAAGCTGGCGTGAGTGTCGAAAGGTCCTCTCCATCCAATAAAACCCAGACAACTCCCTCAGCACACCCAGGGACACTCGTGTGCACAAAGTATGCTCATGTTCACAGGCACTCAGATGTGCAAGCACACACTTATCCTCCCCGACACCGCAGCTGAGCACGCGGGATGTTTGCCCAGACGTGAAGCGTCTTCCTTCGTGCGATCACGGGGCAGAGAGGACCGCAGGCTTAGCAGACGAGCTAACCTGGGAGGGCTGAGTGTTCCTGCTCCTGGCACAGCCCCTCCAGACCACACTCCAGACCACATGGCAGCACCCAGCACAGCCAGGGGTCTCCAGGGAAGGGGCTCCTGCTTCATTTTTGCACTTTCTGGCCCTAATTAGCCAGCCAGTCAACTGCGTCAGTCACAGGTGTGTTGCTTGTGTTCCCCGGACCCCCTGCCCAGGTCGGCTTGTGGGTGGCCATTGTCCCAGTAGGGCTGCCAGGACCCTTGGGTCAGCTGCAGGGAGCATGCAGGATGTGGTGGAGATTACAAGCAGGGACCCAGGTGTGGCCTACAGGTTAGGGCACACATCAGCCCCATGTCCACACCCAGGCCTTCCCCTGAGCTGCCTTTTGGAGCTGGGACACTGGGACCTGGGGGCCCTGCTGGCATAGCTGCTTCTCTGCAGAGGCCAAAGGAGCTACATAGGCCTTTAGAGGCACACTGGCTCAGGGCCCAGGCGCAGACCATGGAGCATGGCTCTAGGTGGTGAGGGGAGGGGCCCTGGCATCAGCGGAGGCTCAAGAAGCGGGTGCACAGGCACAGCCCTCACCCATGATACATGGCCAAGCAGTGAGGAACTGCTTcccaggcagggtggggaggccTCGGTGGGTCTCTTCTGAGGGAGGACAGAAAAGAAGGACACGCAGACAGGCCCGTGGGGAATTTCGTTTATGGGACAAGCCAAATGCAATGCaaagttgtttttgttcttttttttttaaccaaaataaataaatcagatctGTTCCTGTGATGGGTGAGGGGAGCTGCCCCACAGCCCtggccctcctctcctctcctgacCAGCTGTGACACAGCACAGAAAAGAATGCTTCTGTCTCCATGGTGTCGGGGGAAATGGACATAGGAGTGGgctgggtgggtggtgggaggtggggggcagctgCACCTTGGCTTGGCCGTGTACCCTGCACACCTGGTGCCACCTGGCCCCAGGTGGGTGAAGCATGCATGGCCCCCACGCATGGCCCAGAACCATCTTGAGGGACGGAAGTGGACACTGCAGAGAGCGGACCTGCCCTCTCTGTGCCAGGTCGGGGGTAGGCCCCCTCCTGCCAGCCGCCCCCAGCCGCCTTGCCAGAGCTCAGCCCACCCGTGACAGTTCCTTCTGAGGGCCCTGGGGCTGGAGATGAAGAGGCAGCCACCTGGGTCCAGGTGCAGCAGCCCCCTTGCTGGGTGACAAGGACCGCCGCTACCTGGGGAGGCCATGTGAGGCTGGtcctgcgggggtgggggctggggtgcagcTGACCCTCTCAGGACACCTGCAGGgactccctctcctcctcctgctccctgtGGCCTCCGCAGAGGACGCGCAGATGGACAGAAGTCATAGCGCCTGAGGGGGCAGCCAAGCACACGGGGGATGGCAGCCTAACTGGTAAGCAAGGGGGGTGTGCGGTGCAGTGGAAGGGCAGAGGTGTGGGCAGCGCTGAGGCACTATTCTTTAGTTGAGAAGCGAGGGGCGGCCGTGGCTGTGGAGGGCAGTGGCCCACGCGGCCCATGTGGCGTCTATGAAAAGTTCTTAAAGGCGTCCAGGTCAAAGGCCGTGTCCAGGAGACGCTGTAGCTCCGTGAGGTGGGTCTTCTTGTTGCCGGTGGCTGGAGCAGCGGCTGGGTCCCGGCCTGCATACCTGCAGAGGTGTCGGCAGGGGTCACGGAGGAGGTGATGGCAGAGCCACGGAGGACCCAGTCCCCGCTGCTCTCCCAAGGCCCCACTCACCACACGGGCTTGGCGCGGCTGATGGTCGTCCGCAGCCTGGGCTTCACGTAGTCATAGTAGCCCTGGTTCTTGTGCTCCTCCTGGCACCAGGCCAGCTCGGCATTGGGGTACTTCTGTACCTCCCGCAGCAGGAGGTCAAAGGGGAATGGGGACAGCTGCGGGGAGAGAATGTGGGCTCTGGTCAGGAGGGGCACATTCAGGGGCCCCTGATGACCCGGGGGGGCGCCAGCACACCTGCCCTCACCTGTTCAATCCTGGTGATGGCCACTTGCTCTGCCATGCCTCGCGCCTTCCGCTCACGGGTGAGGTCATAGTACACCTTGCCCGTACAGAACAGAAGTCTCTTGACGTTCTCTGGGTTCTGGGCTGCGAGGCCATCTTCGGGGATGACCCGCTGGAAGTGCGTTCCTACGAGAGGATCCCCGCAGCCGGGGGTTCTCTCAGGACCTGGTGGAGGACACCTGGGACCCTCCCACCATTGCCCTGCATGGGCGGGGTCCCCCAGGCAGGGCTGTGACCAGGGCTGATGCCAGAGTACATAGCTCCTCGCAAACACCAGCCTCAGATGTGACCGAGAGAGCCCTGAGGAGTATGTCACGTGCAGTGCACAGTAGGCACACCAGTTCCTTCTTCCGAACAGCCCATCCCGATGCCCAGTACGACTTAGTCTGATCACTCTGCTCAGACTCTCCACAAGTTTACAAATCCTGAAGCCTTCCACACAACTGACAAATACCCAGATTCCCATTGCTGGGCTGGGCCCCATAACCAGCTGCCTTCAGGAAGCAGCATCCAGAAATGGGTCTCACTTGGTGATATGCACACAACACATGCATGTTCGTGCTACAGAAGGACACTTCCCCCACGCAATACAGGGTCAGATCTGAAAGGCCCACCATGAATGTAATGCTCAGGGGTGCAAGACAGGGAGACCCATGTCACTGCTCCCATGCGGCCTGGTACCGGAAGCCCCAGCCAGAGCAgttgggggagaaggaagagaaaaggcctCTAACTtgtaaaagaagagataaaattatCTGTGTGtggatgacatgatattgtatgtagaaaacccccAAATTAGAAGAGATGAACTCTGCAAAGTTGCGaatcaaaaaaaaatccacattcagAGCTCAGAGGCATTTCTGCACACTGACAACAAACCACCCAAACGTGAATAAGAAACTCCATTTGCAAtggcatcaaaaggaataaaatacttaaggatCAAGACAGGGAAGGCGTGCACATTGTGTTCACGGGCAGGCAAGCCTGCTGCTGTTACAACGTCGGTAGTCCTCAGAGTGACCTACACATTTGATCCTACCAGAACCCGAGTGATGTCTtctgcagagacagagaaatccTTCCTAACACGCATGGATTCGCAAAGGCCCCTGAAGAGCCAGAATGATTTTACAACAGAGGAGCACGGTTTCTGATGTCAGAAGCCAGCACAGAGCTACAGTGCCCGGATCAGTGAGGCCCCAGCTTGCCGACCGGGACAGGAAGCCCAGAAGTAAGCCCAGCACACATGACATCTTtgtgacaagggagccaagaccATTCagtagggaaggaaaaggagtctTTGCAAAGAacgttgggaaaactggacatccacatgcaaaggaCTAGTACACCACACAGAAAAGTTAATCCAAAATACGCTAAGGACTTCAACACAGGAACTACAATAATAacactcttagaaaaaaacagagcAAACACTTCAGAACCCTGGATGTAACAGTGATCATCTGGGtgtaaacagaaaaagagagacttcAAGAGACAACACacaggggggcgcctgggtagctcagctggtttagtgtctgactttggctcaggtcatgatctcagagtcctgggatcgagccccacatcgggcttgctgctcagcaaggagtctgctgctccctctccctctaaccctccctcGTCCCCCAGTTctctttagaataatttttttaaagattttatttatttattcatgacagagagagagagagagagagagagagagagagagaggggcagagggagaagcaggctccatgcagggagcccgatgtgggactcaatcccaggtctccaagatcaggccctgggctgaaggcggcacaaaaccgctgagctaccagggctgcccagaataaataaaatcttaaaaaaaaaaaaaaaaaaaagaggcaacacgcaaaaatgagaaaacagctaTAAGCTCTCTGATGTCAGATTAGTATCCAGCTTATAGAAAGAACCTCTAAATATCAACACCAACACAAAGAACCCAAAAAAATCAGGCAAAGGACAGAAGAGATGCTTCTCTGAAGCCGATACCTAGCCAGCCAGCAGACGCACGAGAGGAGGCTCGCCATCACTGTCAGCAGGGAAACACAAGTTAAAACCACAAGGTATGGCTTCACGGGCAGTAGCATGGCCCTGATAAACACACACCAAGAGCCAGTGTGGACATGGAGAAGCTGGAGACCTCCAGAGTGTGGGTAGGGATGTCAAAAGGCACAGCTGCTGGGGAAAACCGCACAGAGGTTCCTCAATGACCTAAAAACAGAACCACCGTAGGATCTCGCAGTGCCACCCCTGGGGATATGCTCAAAGGGACCAAACGTGAGTTCTCCAAAGGTATTTACACACCCAGCTCACGGCAGCATCAATCACAATCGCTCCCAAGTGGAAGCGAccgatgtccactgacagataaaCAGGTAACACGAGTGTTTCATCCGCACATTGGAGTAGCATTCAGTCTTAAACCTAAAAGGGGTCCTGACACCTGCTGTGATGTGAGTGGACCTGGAGACACAGCGACACCTGTTGCCCTCCTGCCTGTACTTACTTGAGAGGTCTCTCATGGCTAGACCAGAGACAGTAAGTGGGATGGAGGATCTCTGGAGGTGGCCACACAGCTGTGAGCATGCTTAAGGCTCATGAGCTGCACATGTGGAAACATTTAcgtttaaattttatgtgtatttcaccaTAATAATGATAAATGGGAACACAAACCAACCAAGCAGGGCTTCACCCTAATTGGAGATTAAGGAGGCACCCCCGGCCAGGTGAGCCTGGGGATGGGGGGCCTGCTCCATGCTGTGTCCACTGCCTGCCATCAGGGTGGGATCTCAACACTGTGGGCCTCACTGCATGTCCCCCAGGAGCAGCGGCCAAGCAGCAGGGGAAATGAGTTCAGACTTGCTTCCTGCCTCTACACGAGGCCTGGGGCATGCTCAGGTGAAGACCGCAGACCCGGTGAGCAACTCACAAGCAAGCTCCAACTTGTGGCCTGTTGTGTTCACTGGTCTTTATCCGATGACCAACGATGTGGCAAGGGCCACAGTGAGACTGTCATGTACAGGTCCCAAGCCTCACACCCACCTGAGAGCATCTCATCGAAGCTGGTTCTGGCCTCAGGGTGCCGCAGCAGAGACTTGGGGGTGAAGATGATTAGCTGGAACAGAGTAGCATAGGCTGTGATGGATAAGGCCCCACAGATTCTGGAAGGCATGGCGAGGACGGCCCCGACTCATCCCCAGGCTGGGGACCTGGTactgtgccccacccccagctctgcgGGCAGGAGCTGCTGGGATGATGCTGCTTCCCATTCAGCCACGTGTGTACTCCTCTGGGACCTCTTCCAGTCTGctctgagccccagccccagtgcCACTTCCCTGTACCCAGCAAAGAGCCCCCACCTCTCTTCAGGGTCCCCACCCAGAACCAGGGCTGTCTCGACCCAGGgtcccttcacacacacacttctacTCACCCTTCAACACCCTGCCCAGGAGTCTGCTGGTTGGGACCCTTCTAGAGCTCACCCCTCTTCTTCCACCCACTCACACATCCCTCTTCCCAATGAATGGGGCCTGGACTCTGCAGGCCAGGcctctgagcagggacccccactACTGACCGGCTTCCGGAAGGGCAGGAGAATCTGACGACGCAGCACATGGAAGAAGTTGCCAGGGGTGGAGCAGTTGACGACAACCCAGTTGCAATCATACAGCTGGTTTATGTCAAAGTTGGCTTCTTCCAGGTTCTGCAGCTCGAgggagaggccagaggccaggcaGCACTGAGCACCTACCGTGGGACTTGGGGGCAGAAGCCCCAGCCTCAGAGCTGTCCTGCCCTTGCTCTGTCCACTATACCCTCCACTCCTCTGGAGACCTTGGCCACGCCTGGaccttggttcttttttttttttttttttttttaattttttatttatttatgatagtcacacagagagagagagagagagagaggcagagacacaggcggagggagaagcaggctccatgcaccgggagcctgatgtgggattcgatcccgggtctccaggatcacgccctgggccaaaggcaggcgccaaaccgctgcgccacccagggatcccctggacctTGGTTCTACCTACAGCCATGTCCGGTTCACCTTAGAAACCAACTCCCTAGGGGcacgggggtggctcagtggtggagcatctgtctttggctcagggcgtgatcccggagtcctgggatcgagtcccgcattaggctccttgcagggtccctgtttctccctctgcctacgtctctgcctctctgtctctctcaggaataaataaaatcttaaaaaaaaaaaaaaaaaaaaaaaaaaaagggaaaccaaCTCCCAGTTACTTTGTTCCAAGTCTTAAAGCTCTACTGAAGCCAGCCCAGAGGGCTCCACGTTCTTTCCTCTGAGTCATCTGCCTGAATCCAATGCAGTCGCTTGTCACGCAGCAGCACAAAGGAGACTTGCACTTTTGGGGGGGCCAGCAGGAACTGCCCTCCCGCCACCCCCATGAGGCCCGGGTGCAAAGCAGCGGTGCCTGTGGCGTGACCGCTCTGCTCACCGGCAGGACGTCCGGGTCATCATTGCACATCTGCAGGAACCGCTCTGGCCGGGCAGAGGAATGTTCCGGGCCCTGGAACCGGAACACAAATTATGGTTTGGGAGCTCTGCAGAAGGGGGAGATATACTTGCCATATCTCTTCCTTCACAAACTCTGGTCATTTCTGGTCTGAAATACGCTGAGTTGCACAGACCCGCTGGCATTTCaactccttcccctccccaagaGGTTGGATGGGCACTTCCATGTCAGGAAGGTTTCCAAACCCCAGTCCTGAGACGGTGTCCCACAGGGCCTCTGCAGTGAGGAGAGTCCCCACAGACCCacggcaggggcggggaggggagcaggaCCGGACGCCTGCTCCTGGGGATGGAGGCAGACCGGACTGCACCACGCCAGCTTCTGGGGCCAGAGTCCTAGGCttggtggggagggctggggggctcaCCATGCCCTCCATGCCATGGGGGAGCAGCAGCACAATGCCATTCTGTCGCACCCACTTGGCCTGTCCTGGGCAGATGAACTGGTCTATGATGCACTGGGCCGTGTTGTGGAAGTCACCAAACTGGGCCTCCCAGAGGACCAGGGCATTAGGGCTGGCCATGGCAAAGCCCAGCTCGAAGCCTGTGGAACAAGGAGGCCTGAGTCAGCTggcgggcagggagggggctACTGTGGGATACGGTAGTGGAAGGAGGGCTTGTGGGCTGGGGCACTCACCCAGGACCCCGTACTCAGAGAGAGAGCTGTTGCACACGGTGTAGGGGGCCTGGTTGGGCCAGAGGTGGTTCATGGGAATGCAGGTCTTCTTGTCCACGTTCTGGTCGTGGAGCACGTGGTGGCGGTGGCTGTGGCACAACAGCACAGATTAGAAGGTGGAAGCACCTGTGCTGTGCCCTGACACACAGACCTAAGAGGCAGCTACTTGCTGCAGTCTGAGCAGGGGAAGAGTGCTTGCAGGCCGACACAGGATTTTCTTCTCTAGAGAAACACCAGAGCCCTCCCTTTCAGTGCCAAAAGAACCCTGAGAGAATTACCTAAAGGTGCCTCGCTCCACATCCTGGCCGCTCAGCCGGATATGGATGCCCTCCTTCAGGAGGGACCCGAAAGCCATGTACTCCGCCAGAGCCCAGTCCACGGTCCTATTCTTCACCATTTCCCCGCGGGTCTTCAAGATCCGGCTCAGCCCTGCAGAGACAGGGTGCTCAGCAGCCACTGGGCATACCAGCGGGGGACAAGAGCAGTAGCTCCTTCAGCCTGGCCAGCAGCTGTGACAGCCCACCCTTTCCTCTGCCACGGGGGTGGAGGACCATGCTGGGCCAGCCCCGTGCTGGAGAGAAGTCCACGGACACGGCCCAACACTTCCACAGGTCAGTGGGTGTCCTCACCTCCATGAATGGTGAAGTTCTCCACAGGCACGGAACTGGCCACGTTCCCAATGTGTGTCAGAATGTCCTCTGTCAGGCCTGTGGAGGGGCAGGTCATGCTCCTTGGCTGTCCGTCTAGGGTGAAGAAGCCTAGGACAGGGAGACAAGCTGACACATGGCCGCCACTCTTCTAGAAACCAACTGTAGCCCACaggggtgtggtgggggtggaggagaggggcaaaggCGATGCTCCTCACTCACCGGGCCAGGGGGAGTCCAGCCAGTGCTTGATGTGCAAGATCTTCTCGTCCTTGGACCTGGTGAAGGCCTCCTCGCAGATCTTATCGTACTTGGAGATCTCCTCCTGTGGGGTCAGGCATAGCACAGCCATTAGGGGCGCTCTGTGGTGTACCCCACCACAGCGCACCTGACTCTGCTGGCCCCCCATGTGTACGACGGCTCTGAGGCCTGCCAGAAGCCTGCTGTGTTCTCATCTTTATCCCTAGCATCTGCTTTGTGTCTAGGGGCTGCAGACCTGCTTGAGGTCAGATGCCCTGTCCCTGCCTGGTCTCTGTCCACCCCTCCTGGATTGGAACCAGGGACTTACCTCGTACTCCGGCTGGTTGACCACACCCTGGGACACCAACAGCTCTGCATACTTCTGCAGCACGGGCTTCTGCTTGCGGATCTGCTTGTACATGAGTGGCTGCGTGAACATGGGCTCATCCATCTCGTTGTGGCCGTTGCGCCGATAACACACCTGGACACAGCCCGGACATGCTGGCATCAGAAACCCACCAGCACCAGCCTGCTCTCCTGCACCGTGCGCCCTGTTGGCCCTTCTCTACAATTCGGGTCCTGCTGAGATCTCCTTTATGCCAGAGTCGCCACCACAGGAGATGAAACCAGTGACCTGAGGACACCCTGGCAGACCTGAACTACCTTCCTTCCCGGCAGGGCCCTAGGATGTGGGCGGGTCTGCCACGAGTGGGAGCCCGCTGCTCCTCTCCCAGACACAGATGGAGGCTGCTCACCAGGTCCACTACCACGTCCTTATGGAAGGTGCTCCGCCACTCGGCCGCCACCTTGCACACATACATGACAGCCTCTGGGTCGTCCGAGTTCACGTGGAAAATGGGCGCATTCACGACGCGGGCCACGTCGGTGGGGTAGGGTGAGGAGCGGGCCATGCGTGGGTCAGTGGTGAAGCCAATCTGCAAGAGACACGCTGCTGGGCGGGGCTGGGCAAGAAGGGTGGCACTCCACTGGCCCAGCGGGGCTGGGTCAGACAGGTGGGGCTGGGCGGGGTTaggctgggtggggtgggtggagcaCCACTGTCTTAGCTGCCTCCTGGCTGCACCTGCCCTACTTGGTCCCCAATGGCTACTCAGGTGGTTtattaaaaactgttttgttgtttcctattCTGCGAAGAAACTTCATATGTTCAACATATAGAGTTTGGAAGAcaggattaaaaaattaaagttaatttaaaCAAAGTTACATATCTTTCCACCAGGTACAGGGTAAACACCTTGATGTCTTTCTTTGCACATATACAgctcatatatattaaaaatttcagaGGCTGGTCTATAACCCAgcagtttcttcatttaacaCTGTaagcactattttctttttctttctttctctctctctttcttttcctttctctctttctttctttctttttaaagattttatttattcatgagagacacacacacacacacacacacacacacacacacagaggcagagacacaggcagagggagaagctggctccatgcaggaagcctgacgtgggactcgatcccgggaccccaggatcacaccctgggccaaaggcaaccacccagggatccccatcagcactgttttctttgaaaggaaaatttaaagcTTTCATGATAATCCTTACTTTGtctatatttgtatttctatgaCCTATATCTCCTACTGACTTCTAGGAAATGCCTCACATGCACAGTGTGACAATACCATAGTGGTCACACATGAGCGCCTGCAAACCTCTGTGCCAACATGACCTGCTTCTGCTGCAGCGACTATCCTCTTAGGCTTGTCCCAACTTTACAATTTTGATACAATTTCAGAGTGGAGAAAGTTGAAAGAATAACACAAATAACTCCCATACACTCTTGACTCAGATTTGGCACTTGTTTCCTTTTACCATCCATGGTCCCTCCCTCCACACGCGTGTGACACAGGACGTAGGTAGTCCCCATTTGCTAAAACAGGGATGTTCCCTGAGCAGCCTAATCAATTCCATATCCCAGGCTCCACACACACACGCCCCCACTCTGTGCCCTCTCTTGTTTCCCTTTCATCTGGAAGACTCCCCACCTTTCTTGATTTTCATAGCACTGGCATCTGTCCATTTTACTGGTGGTGGACACGTTCCCACACAGGTCTGCTCCAGCAAATACGGAGCTCACTTGCGCCCACTCCCAGGAAGGGAATGCTGAGCCACAGGCTGCGAGCCTGTGGATGTCTGCAAATGCCAGCAAGCTTCTCTTCTGTTGTGAGTGTGCCATTCAAGTTCCAGCCGGTGGCAAGTGAGGGCCCCATACTGCCTTTCACCAAACTATGACTCTGTCTCCATGGTATTAAATGTTTTGATGATTATATAGCACTGCTTCCTATGGTTTTGCCGAAAT is a window of Vulpes vulpes isolate BD-2025 chromosome 7, VulVul3, whole genome shotgun sequence DNA encoding:
- the OGDH gene encoding 2-oxoglutarate dehydrogenase complex component E1 isoform X3 yields the protein MAAQLPAHSALPSSRERPPEGNRTRTRHSSPGGHPASGPQRPRPPTAGPRPTPRPRRRCSVTSGHARAAGAGLLLQGRDCVLTPHAGAGSRVWCPGVGCRRLIRVEPSRGQTVVRDVRTRMFHLRTCAAKLRPLTASQTVKTFSQNRPAAARTLGQIRCFTSPVAAEPFLSGTSSNYVEEMYYAWLENPKSVHKSWDIFFRNTNAGAPPGTAYQSPLPLSPGSLSAMARAQPLVEAQPNVDKLVEDHLAVQSLIRAYQIRGHHVAQLDPLGILDADLDSSVPADIISSTDKLGFYGLDESDLDKVFHLPTTTFIGGQESALPLREIIRRLEMAYCQHIGVEFMFINDLEQCQWIRQKFETPGIMQFTNEEKRTLLARLVRSTRFEDFLQRKWSSEKRFGLEGCEVLIPALKTIIDKSSENGVDYVIMGMPHRGRLNVLANVIRKELEQIFCQFDSKLEAADEGSGDVKYHLGMYHRRINRVTDRNITLSLVANPSHLEAADPVVMGKTKAEQFYCGDTEGKKVMSILLHGDAAFAGQGIVYETFHLSDLPSYTTHGTVHVVVNNQIGFTTDPRMARSSPYPTDVARVVNAPIFHVNSDDPEAVMYVCKVAAEWRSTFHKDVVVDLVCYRRNGHNEMDEPMFTQPLMYKQIRKQKPVLQKYAELLVSQGVVNQPEYEEEISKYDKICEEAFTRSKDEKILHIKHWLDSPWPGFFTLDGQPRSMTCPSTGLTEDILTHIGNVASSVPVENFTIHGGLSRILKTRGEMVKNRTVDWALAEYMAFGSLLKEGIHIRLSGQDVERGTFSHRHHVLHDQNVDKKTCIPMNHLWPNQAPYTVCNSSLSEYGVLGFELGFAMASPNALVLWEAQFGDFHNTAQCIIDQFICPGQAKWVRQNGIVLLLPHGMEGMGPEHSSARPERFLQMCNDDPDVLPNLEEANFDINQLYDCNWVVVNCSTPGNFFHVLRRQILLPFRKPLIIFTPKSLLRHPEARTSFDEMLSGTHFQRVIPEDGLAAQNPENVKRLLFCTGKVYYDLTRERKARGMAEQVAITRIEQLSPFPFDLLLREVQKYPNAELAWCQEEHKNQGYYDYVKPRLRTTISRAKPVWYAGRDPAAAPATGNKKTHLTELQRLLDTAFDLDAFKNFS
- the OGDH gene encoding 2-oxoglutarate dehydrogenase complex component E1 isoform X5, which encodes MAYCQHIGVEFMFINDLEQCQWIRQKFETPGIMQFTNEEKRTLLARLVRSTRFEDFLQRKWSSEKRFGLEGCEVLIPALKTIIDKSSENGVDYVIMGMPHRGRLNVLANVIRKELEQIFCQFDSKLEAADEGSGDVKYHLGMYHRRINRVTDRNITLSLVANPSHLEAADPVVMGKTKAEQFYCGDTEGKKVMSILLHGDAAFAGQGIVYETFHLSDLPSYTTHGTVHVVVNNQIGFTTDPRMARSSPYPTDVARVVNAPIFHVNSDDPEAVMYVCKVAAEWRSTFHKDVVVDLVCYRRNGHNEMDEPMFTQPLMYKQIRKQKPVLQKYAELLVSQGVVNQPEYEEEISKYDKICEEAFTRSKDEKILHIKHWLDSPWPGFFTLDGQPRSMTCPSTGLTEDILTHIGNVASSVPVENFTIHGGLSRILKTRGEMVKNRTVDWALAEYMAFGSLLKEGIHIRLSGQDVERGTFSHRHHVLHDQNVDKKTCIPMNHLWPNQAPYTVCNSSLSEYGVLGFELGFAMASPNALVLWEAQFGDFHNTAQCIIDQFICPGQAKWVRQNGIVLLLPHGMEGMGPEHSSARPERFLQMCNDDPDVLPNLEEANFDINQLYDCNWVVVNCSTPGNFFHVLRRQILLPFRKPLIIFTPKSLLRHPEARTSFDEMLSGTHFQRVIPEDGLAAQNPENVKRLLFCTGKVYYDLTRERKARGMAEQVAITRIEQLSPFPFDLLLREVQKYPNAELAWCQEEHKNQGYYDYVKPRLRTTISRAKPVWYAGRDPAAAPATGNKKTHLTELQRLLDTAFDLDAFKNFS